In the Actinomycetota bacterium genome, GGCACGACCGCCACCGACCTCGTCCTCACCGTCACCGAGCTGCTCCGTCGCCACGGCGTGGTGGGACGCTTCGTCGAGTTCTTCGGCCCCGGCATCGCCAGCGTCGCCCTCGCCGACCGCGCGACCATCGGGAACATGGCGCCCGAGTACGGCTCGACGTGCGCGATCTTCCCCATCGACGACGAGACGCTGCGCTACCTCCGCTTCACGGGACGCTCACCCGCGCAGGTGGGCCTGGTCGAGGCTTACGCCAAAGCGCAGGGGCTGTTCCACGACCCGCAGGCCACGCCGCGGTACACGGAAGTGCTCGAGCTGGACCTGTCCACGGTGGTCGCCAGCCTGGCCGGACCCACCCGCCCACAGGACCGTGTCCCGCTGGATGAGGCCAAGACGCGGTTCCGGCGAGCACTGGCAGAGATCGCGTCTGCGGGCGCACGGCCGTCACCCGATCAGGCGTCGGCCGCGTCGTTCCCCGCCAGCGACCCGCCCGCCCCCATGGCGGCGGTGACCGGGGCTTACGAGGACGACCAGCCCGCGGCCGGACCAGACCGACCGCGACGTGTCGTACCGGTCACCTTGGCCGGCCGGCGGCAGGTCACGCTCGACCACGGTCACGTCGTGCTCGCGGCCATCACCAGCTGCACGAACACCTCCAACCCGCGGGTGATGCTGGCCGCCGGCTTACTGGCACGGAACGCCGTGGAGCGGGGGCTGGAGACCAAGCCGTGGGTCAAGACCTCGCTCGCCCCGGGTTCTCCGGTCGTGATCGATTACTACGAGCGGGCAGGTCTCATCCCGTACCTCGAGAAGCTCGGTTTCCACCTGGTGGGGTTCGGGTGCACCACCTGCATCGGGAACTCCGGTCCGCTGGCGCGCGAGATCTCCGACGCGATCCACGACGCGGATCTCGCCACGGCGGCGGTGTTGAGCGGCAACCGCAACTTCGCCGGACGCATCCATCCCGACGTTCGGATGAACTACCTCGCGTCTCCTCCGCTGGTCGTCGCGTACGCCCTGGCCGGCACCATGGACGTCGACCTACGCACCGAGCCGCTCGGTCACGACCCCGATGGACGACCGGTGTTGTTGCGTGACGTCTGGCCGACCAGCGACGACATCACCGCCGCGCTCGAGACGGCGCTGCACGCGGAGATGTTCGCCGAGCGCTACCGCGACGTGTTCAGCGGCGACGAGCGGTGGCGCGCGTTGCCCGTCCCCGCCGGGGAACGGTACCGCTGGGATCCCGAGTCGACGTACGTGCGGTGCCCCCCGTTCTTCGACGACCTCGGCCCCGAGCCGGCACCGCTGACCGACGTGACCGGCGCTCGTGCGTTGGCGGTCCTGGGTGACAGCGTCACGACCGACCACATCTCCCCAGCCGGGTTCATCCCACCAACCAGCCCCGCGGGGCGCTACCTGCAGGATCGCGGCGTGGCGCCGCGAGACTTCAACTCCTACGGGGCGCGGCGCGGCAACCACGACGTGATGCTCCGCGGAACGTTCGCCAACATCCGTCTGCGCAACCGCCTGGTCCCCGGTGTGGAGGGCGCCGTCACCCGACATCTGCCCAGCGGCGAGGTCGTGAGCATCTACGAGGCGGCGATGCGCTACCAGCAACAGGGGACGCCGCTGGTGGTCCTGGCCGGCGCCGAGTACGGCTCCGGGTCGTCGCGGGACTGGGCCGCGAAGGGCACCGCCCTGCTGGGCGTCCGCTCCGTGATCGCCGAGAGCTACGAGCGGATCCATCGTTCGAACCTGATCGGGATGGGGATCGCACCGCTGCAGTTCCGCCCCGGCGAGTCGGTCGACACGCTCGGCTTGACAGGCCACGAGACCTTCGACGTCGTTGGCTTCGCCGGCGGCGAGGTGCCGTCCGAGGTGACGGTGCGGGCCGACGGGCGGGCGTTCCGTGTCCGCGTCCGCATCGACACGCCGTTGGAGGCCGAGTACTTCCGCCACGGCGGGATCCTGCGGTACGTGCTGCGGCGCCTCGCGTCACCCTGAGGCGACGTGGCCTACTGCGGGGACGGCGCGCGGCGCTGGCCGACGTCGGTGAGCGGCTGTCCGAGCCAGCGCTGGAAGGCGTTGCGCTGCGTCCGTGACCCCTCCTCGACCGGCCGCAGGACGCGGGGCGGGAGAGGCTCCCCGAGCGTCACGGTGGCGGTGACGAGCCGCGGCCCGCGGAAGACCACGACCTCGACCTCGTCGCCCGGCCGGTAGCCCAGCAGCGCCGGTGTCAGCTCACCGCGCCCCACGCGCGTCCGGTCGATCGCCACG is a window encoding:
- a CDS encoding aconitate hydratase, whose product is MADPKNSFGARRSLDVDGRSFDVWQLDAVSDVGDVAGLPYSLKILLENLLRHEDGVSVTAEDVTALARWDAAGQPPRELSFLPARVLMQDFTGVPAIVDLAAMRDAIVELARPASLVNPRVPVDLVIDHSVVADVAGTPDAFARNVELEYARNGERYAFLRWGQRAFDRFRVVPPGTGIVHQVNLEFLASVIVADDDAGQAYPDTLVGTDSHTPMVNGLGVLGWGVGGIEAEAAMLGQPVSMLIPQVIGIRLTGSLPDGTTATDLVLTVTELLRRHGVVGRFVEFFGPGIASVALADRATIGNMAPEYGSTCAIFPIDDETLRYLRFTGRSPAQVGLVEAYAKAQGLFHDPQATPRYTEVLELDLSTVVASLAGPTRPQDRVPLDEAKTRFRRALAEIASAGARPSPDQASAASFPASDPPAPMAAVTGAYEDDQPAAGPDRPRRVVPVTLAGRRQVTLDHGHVVLAAITSCTNTSNPRVMLAAGLLARNAVERGLETKPWVKTSLAPGSPVVIDYYERAGLIPYLEKLGFHLVGFGCTTCIGNSGPLAREISDAIHDADLATAAVLSGNRNFAGRIHPDVRMNYLASPPLVVAYALAGTMDVDLRTEPLGHDPDGRPVLLRDVWPTSDDITAALETALHAEMFAERYRDVFSGDERWRALPVPAGERYRWDPESTYVRCPPFFDDLGPEPAPLTDVTGARALAVLGDSVTTDHISPAGFIPPTSPAGRYLQDRGVAPRDFNSYGARRGNHDVMLRGTFANIRLRNRLVPGVEGAVTRHLPSGEVVSIYEAAMRYQQQGTPLVVLAGAEYGSGSSRDWAAKGTALLGVRSVIAESYERIHRSNLIGMGIAPLQFRPGESVDTLGLTGHETFDVVGFAGGEVPSEVTVRADGRAFRVRVRIDTPLEAEYFRHGGILRYVLRRLASP